One segment of Mastomys coucha isolate ucsf_1 unplaced genomic scaffold, UCSF_Mcou_1 pScaffold23, whole genome shotgun sequence DNA contains the following:
- the Cxcr6 gene encoding C-X-C chemokine receptor type 6 — MFVPENAMDDGHQDTDLDDGHYEGDVWLFNNSYDNSQDNKRFLRFKEVFLPCLYLVVFVLGLLGNSLVLIIYIFYQKLRNLTDVFLLNLPLADLVFVCTLPFWAYAVTYEWVFGTVMCNTLRGMYTMNFYVSMLTLTCITVDRFIVVVQATKAFNQQAKWKTWGQVTCLLIWVVSLLVSLPQIIYANVERFDKLICQYHNEEIFTVVLVIQMTLGFFLPLLTMIICYSGIIKTLLHARNFQKHKSLKIIFLVVVVFLLTQTPFNLTTLIQSTSWEYNTITSFKYAIVVTEAIAYFRACLNPVLYAFVGLKFRKNVWKLMKDIGCLSHLGVSSQWKSSEDSSKTYSASHNVETTSMFQL; from the coding sequence ATGTTTGTCCCAGAAAACGCCATGGATGATGGGCATCAAGACACAGATCTGGATGACGGGCACTACGAGGGAGATGTCTGGCTCTTCAACAATTCCTATGATAACAGCCAGGACAACAAACGCTTCCTAAGGTTCAAAGAGGTCTTTTTGCCCTGCTTGTACCTGGTAGTGTTTGTCTTGGGACTGCTAGGGAACTCCTTGGTTCTGATCATATACATTTTCTACCAGAAGCTGAGGAATCTGACAGATGTGTTCCTGCTGAACTTGCCCCTGGCTGACCTGGTGTTTGTCTGTACTCTGCCCTTTTGGGCCTATGCAGTCACTTATGAGTGGGTCTTTGGCACAGTCATGTGCAATACTCTTCGAGGCATGTATACAATGAACTTCTACGTGTCCATGCTCACTCTCACCTGCATCACGGTGGATCGTTTCATTGTAGTGGTCCAGGCTACCAAGGCCTTCAATCAGCAGGCTAAGTGGAAGACCTGGGGCCAAGtcacttgcttgcttatttgGGTGGTCTCCCTGTTGGTTTCTTTGCCACAGATCATCTATGCCAATGTTGAACGTTTTGACAAGCTTATCTGTCAGTACCACAATGAGGAGATATTCACTGtggttcttgttatacagatgaCTCTGGGGTTCTTCCTGCCATTGCTCACTATGATTATATGCTACTCGGGCATTATCAAGACTTTGCTTCATGCTCGAAACTTCCAGAAGCACAAATCTCTAAAGATCATCTTCCTTGTAGTAGTTGTATTCCTGCTGACCCAGACACCCTTCAACCTCACCACGTTAATCCAAAGTACAAGCTGGGAGTACAATACCATAACCAGTTTTAAGTATGCCATTGTAGTGACAGAGGCTATAGCATACTTTCGAGCTTGCCTTAACCCTGTACTTTATGCCTTTGTTGGCTTAAAGTTCCGGAAGAATGTCTGGAAACTTATGAAGGATATCGGCTGCCTCTCTCACCTAGGAGTCTCAAGTCAATGGAAGTCTTCAGAGGACAGTTCCAAGACTTATTCTGCCTCTCACAATGTAGAGACCACCAGTATGTTCCAATTGTAG